A genomic stretch from Halanaerobiaceae bacterium ANBcell28 includes:
- a CDS encoding ATP-grasp fold amidoligase family protein, which translates to MIQKIIRAIKNPKLIILFLMEKKMFRIIPDSVFLKFKYRVKMGKRLNINNPINYNEKLQWLKLNYRIPNYSNLVDKYKVRDYIKKNIGNKYLIPLLGIYNNFEEIDFDSLPNQFVIKPTHTSGDIYICKDKSDIDLRKLKRKIDSWLNKNYFWVHREWPYKKIKPRIICEKYMFDDSGGGLKDYKFFCFNGEPKAMFVATNRGIDTRFDFFDLNFNKYPVVQHYKNATKKIEKPIGFETMIQLSKKLSSNMPHVRVDFYDINGDIYFGELTFYHFSGFEMFEPDTYDEIFGSWLKLPKPRG; encoded by the coding sequence AGAAAATGTTTCGAATTATACCTGATTCAGTATTTTTGAAATTTAAGTATAGAGTTAAAATGGGTAAAAGGCTTAATATTAATAATCCTATAAATTATAATGAAAAACTTCAGTGGTTGAAGCTTAATTATCGTATTCCTAATTATTCTAACCTAGTTGATAAATATAAAGTGAGAGATTATATTAAAAAGAATATTGGTAATAAATATTTAATTCCCCTTCTAGGCATATATAATAATTTTGAAGAGATTGACTTTGATTCATTACCTAATCAATTTGTAATAAAACCTACTCATACTTCTGGGGATATATATATATGTAAAGATAAGTCAGACATTGACTTGAGAAAGTTAAAAAGAAAAATTGATAGTTGGTTGAACAAAAATTACTTTTGGGTGCATCGCGAATGGCCTTATAAAAAAATAAAGCCAAGAATAATTTGTGAGAAATATATGTTTGATGATTCAGGTGGTGGATTAAAAGATTATAAGTTTTTTTGCTTTAATGGTGAACCTAAAGCAATGTTTGTTGCCACAAATAGAGGTATAGATACTAGATTTGATTTTTTTGATTTAAATTTTAATAAATATCCTGTAGTTCAACATTATAAAAATGCTACAAAAAAAATAGAAAAGCCTATAGGTTTTGAGACGATGATTCAATTATCAAAGAAACTATCAAGTAATATGCCACATGTTAGAGTAGATTTTTATGATATTAACGGCGATATATACTTTGGCGAATTGACTTTCTACCATTTTAGTGGTTTTGAGATGTTTGAGCCTGATACGTATGATGAAATATTTGGTTCTTGGTTAAAACTACCAAAACCGAGGGGATGA
- a CDS encoding glycosyltransferase, with amino-acid sequence MMKIIHVSCEGLGNGGVQAVIMNIVRFLKEDINFDILLFTDEERYYEDEFSKYGHIYRIPNYNGKSKIRRKLDYYIRFYRIFKGTYKIIKKNGPYDAIHCHNDLESGICNLAAMLAGVKLRISHAHINHSQFSKINIIGNIYRIMLRLLLNLCSNIKVACTKEAFQNIFGKKKYKESNSIILPNPVNISKFSKSRSCLELNKDINIVHVGKYCKNKNQKFLIEILPYILKEFPNAILQLIGFGENYKKELQNLVKSYGLDSNVKFLPSDSNIKEVLDNASLFMFPSIREGFGIALLEAQAMELHCLVSDTVPKEVDCGLCEFLPLTSAKEIWGKEAINIIKNKNNNKLDRKRLLSLDSKNYAKKMKDLYKGGVL; translated from the coding sequence ATGATGAAAATTATTCATGTTTCTTGTGAAGGTTTAGGCAATGGTGGTGTACAAGCAGTTATTATGAATATCGTAAGATTTTTAAAAGAAGACATTAATTTTGACATACTATTATTTACAGATGAAGAGAGGTACTATGAAGATGAATTCTCTAAGTATGGACACATATATAGAATTCCAAATTATAATGGTAAATCAAAAATTAGAAGAAAGCTAGATTATTATATTAGGTTTTATAGAATATTTAAAGGTACTTATAAAATAATAAAAAAAAATGGCCCTTATGATGCTATTCATTGTCATAATGACTTGGAAAGCGGAATTTGTAATTTAGCTGCTATGCTTGCAGGGGTAAAGTTGCGTATTTCCCATGCTCATATAAACCATAGTCAGTTTTCAAAGATAAATATTATAGGAAATATTTATAGAATTATGTTAAGGTTATTATTGAATTTATGTAGTAATATAAAAGTTGCTTGTACTAAAGAAGCGTTTCAGAATATTTTTGGGAAGAAGAAATATAAAGAAAGTAACTCTATAATTTTACCTAATCCAGTTAATATTTCAAAATTTAGCAAATCACGCTCGTGCTTAGAGCTTAATAAAGATATAAACATTGTTCACGTAGGAAAATATTGCAAAAATAAAAATCAGAAATTTTTAATTGAAATACTACCATATATATTAAAAGAGTTTCCCAATGCTATATTACAATTAATTGGTTTTGGAGAAAATTATAAAAAAGAGCTTCAAAATTTAGTTAAGTCATATGGTTTAGATTCTAATGTCAAATTTTTACCTTCAGATTCAAATATAAAAGAAGTTTTAGATAATGCTAGTTTATTTATGTTCCCTTCGATAAGAGAAGGATTTGGTATTGCTTTGCTAGAAGCACAAGCTATGGAATTGCATTGTTTAGTTTCTGATACAGTACCTAAAGAAGTAGATTGTGGCTTATGCGAATTTTTGCCTCTAACAAGTGCTAAAGAAATTTGGGGCAAGGAAGCGATAAATATAATTAAAAATAAAAATAATAATAAATTAGATAGAAAGAGACTTTTATCCTTAGATTCTAAGAATTATGCAAAAAAAATGAAAGATTTATATAAAGGAGGAGTGTTATGA
- a CDS encoding polysaccharide pyruvyl transferase family protein gives MRVANLTYHNANNYGAILQAYALQNYLISKDIESEIIDFYPNIKENRVSNSLKHKAFKYLINPKDFIIKKRKQVKFDKFRRNCLNISSDIFYGDKQIKSNPPLYDIYIVGSDQIWNTDISNKSEAYFLHFVKKGYKISYAASIGKDQLNNVEKEYANKYLRHFDAVSVREKQLQRVLKTELSISAEHVLDPIFLLGKDEWKKIEHRSRLPKKYILCYMMEFSDRLVKHTKDMARERDCTPLFISPSHSGYRGKQLKGLGPCEFLYVFANANYICTNSFHGTAFSLIYKKDFNVIRHSSLNSRISSLLELVGLTERFLNGNQYKTKKIKYDGINDKLGIMIEKSKNYLNKHLPCSLESS, from the coding sequence ATGAGAGTAGCAAATCTTACTTACCATAATGCAAATAACTATGGTGCTATATTACAGGCTTATGCTTTGCAAAATTATTTGATTAGCAAGGATATAGAAAGTGAAATAATAGACTTTTATCCAAATATAAAAGAAAATAGAGTATCAAATAGCTTAAAACACAAAGCGTTTAAATATTTAATAAATCCTAAAGATTTTATCATCAAAAAAAGAAAGCAAGTAAAATTTGATAAGTTCAGGAGAAATTGTCTAAATATATCCTCGGATATATTTTATGGAGATAAACAAATAAAATCAAATCCACCCTTATATGATATATATATTGTTGGTAGTGATCAAATTTGGAATACTGATATATCGAATAAGTCAGAAGCATATTTTTTGCATTTTGTAAAAAAAGGATATAAGATTTCATATGCAGCTAGTATAGGAAAAGATCAATTAAATAATGTAGAAAAAGAATATGCAAACAAGTATTTACGACATTTCGATGCAGTTTCAGTAAGGGAAAAGCAATTACAACGGGTTTTAAAAACTGAATTGTCAATTTCTGCAGAGCATGTACTAGATCCCATTTTTTTACTAGGTAAAGATGAATGGAAGAAAATTGAGCATAGGAGTAGATTGCCTAAAAAATATATATTATGCTACATGATGGAGTTTTCTGACAGATTAGTTAAACACACTAAAGATATGGCTAGAGAAAGGGACTGTACACCACTGTTTATTTCTCCATCACATTCAGGTTATAGAGGCAAACAATTAAAAGGTTTGGGGCCATGTGAATTTTTATATGTATTTGCTAATGCAAATTATATCTGCACCAATTCATTTCACGGTACTGCTTTTTCTTTAATATATAAAAAAGATTTTAATGTAATAAGGCATTCAAGTTTAAATTCTAGAATCTCTAGTTTGCTTGAATTGGTAGGTCTTACTGAAAGATTCTTAAATGGTAATCAATATAAAACTAAAAAAATTAAATATGATGGAATAAATGATAAATTAGGGATTATGATAGAAAAATCAAAAAATTATTTAAACAAGCATCTACCTTGTTCTTTGGAAAGTAGTTAG
- a CDS encoding oligosaccharide flippase family protein gives MLIKIKQKLKNKLQLSKNKKNVVKISSGTIIGQIISFVTLPIITRLYGAEIIGLYALLVSIANIIGSFSDVGLINSIMVESDDDLEKNYKVISTLSFLISILASVIITVFYFLFIKNIDMNALIFFIFLFLLTFTLQQIQICYTWLNRNGAYNVLMKNPMINTGIYGFLAVVLGFMGFRIYGYFVAHIVGQIVTLLNMKRNLPRIMFSFKLSNFKRIIKKNMKFVIYQTPTNIIGKFKSQLPILLINSFWGAEILGYYSITLKLLSVPTSLLASAIGRVFFQTSSAKKREGKKLGRFVHNTIKSGMKLGIIPMALLIGFGDVAVIIFLGEEWALAGDFLRLLSLYYYFIFITNTTQGLVITLNKQEYAIVSLIAQIVSYVICFSIGNFIFDSVYIALLLMSVFNIIIKIVYYCFLYRVMEMSWVKYLKLILSNIILMLGLSLTLRGGFIILGIQDFLYNFFNIY, from the coding sequence ATGCTTATCAAAATCAAACAAAAACTAAAAAATAAGTTACAATTATCAAAAAATAAAAAAAATGTAGTCAAAATTTCATCTGGAACAATAATAGGCCAAATAATTTCATTTGTTACATTGCCAATTATTACACGTTTATATGGAGCTGAAATTATTGGTCTATATGCTTTATTAGTCTCTATTGCTAATATCATAGGTTCATTTTCTGATGTGGGCTTAATAAATTCAATTATGGTTGAGTCTGATGATGATCTTGAAAAAAATTATAAAGTAATATCAACTTTATCTTTTTTGATTAGTATTCTAGCTAGTGTTATAATTACTGTATTTTATTTTCTTTTTATAAAGAATATAGATATGAATGCCCTAATTTTTTTTATTTTTCTTTTCTTATTAACTTTTACATTACAGCAGATACAAATTTGTTATACATGGCTTAATAGAAATGGGGCATATAATGTATTAATGAAAAATCCCATGATTAATACAGGAATATATGGTTTTTTAGCTGTTGTTTTAGGATTTATGGGGTTTAGAATTTATGGTTATTTTGTGGCTCATATAGTTGGACAAATTGTTACTTTGTTGAATATGAAGAGGAACTTGCCAAGAATAATGTTTTCATTTAAATTATCTAATTTTAAACGTATTATTAAAAAAAATATGAAATTTGTTATATATCAAACTCCCACAAATATAATTGGTAAGTTTAAAAGCCAACTACCTATATTGTTAATAAATTCATTTTGGGGTGCTGAAATTCTAGGATACTACTCTATAACATTAAAATTACTTTCAGTTCCCACTTCTCTATTGGCGTCAGCTATAGGGAGAGTTTTTTTTCAAACATCTTCAGCTAAGAAAAGAGAAGGAAAAAAATTGGGTAGGTTTGTCCACAATACTATAAAAAGTGGAATGAAATTAGGAATTATTCCAATGGCCTTGTTAATTGGATTTGGTGATGTAGCGGTTATCATTTTTTTAGGAGAAGAATGGGCTCTTGCTGGTGACTTTTTAAGACTTTTAAGTCTTTATTATTATTTTATTTTTATTACGAATACAACACAAGGTTTGGTTATAACATTAAATAAACAAGAATATGCAATTGTATCTTTGATTGCTCAGATTGTTTCATATGTTATATGTTTTAGTATAGGTAATTTTATTTTTGATAGTGTATATATTGCGTTATTACTAATGTCTGTTTTTAATATTATTATTAAAATAGTATATTATTGTTTTTTATATAGAGTTATGGAAATGTCTTGGGTTAAATATCTAAAACTTATTCTTTCAAATATAATCTTAATGTTAGGATTAAGTTTAACATTAAGAGGAGGTTTTATTATTTTAGGAATACAAGATTTTTTGTATAACTTTTTTAATATTTATTAA
- a CDS encoding polysaccharide pyruvyl transferase family protein has protein sequence MIREILRRIHAKEGNIIKIGILTASRTNNNGTDLQALAMQMMLNTIGVDAEIIDYKCKKLERSHKICPHLSTRDILKIPLRIFNNYTHYNFRKNNFKLSDKSYTEKNISKIEYDIIIVGSDQIWNLDITGYDINFFLPFDMKQAKKYSYAASLGKTDLQIIEDNYSISNYLKDFQGVSVREKSGVKALAEIGIQARHDLDPILMVDNKHWLKIIDKHYKKKKPYVLLYLVEHNAEIISRTKKFAKKHNLDVLMISQTLKIIEGVTIKRFVSIEKWITYMSNAELIITNSYHGLSFAIALEKSFRLVKLNKIIQRNTRMMGLLNDLGLEEFVADRMEFLGMTKPNWRKVNVLLSKRRLESSSYLSTIFSKIIAERISDRCTR, from the coding sequence ATGATACGTGAAATTTTGCGCAGGATTCATGCAAAGGAGGGGAATATTATTAAAATTGGTATACTTACAGCATCGAGGACAAATAACAACGGTACAGATTTACAAGCATTAGCAATGCAGATGATGCTTAATACTATAGGGGTAGATGCAGAAATTATTGATTATAAATGCAAAAAACTTGAACGGAGTCATAAAATATGCCCTCATTTATCTACGCGTGACATATTAAAAATTCCATTGAGAATATTTAATAACTATACTCATTATAATTTCAGAAAAAATAATTTTAAATTATCTGACAAGAGTTATACAGAAAAGAATATTTCAAAGATAGAATATGATATAATTATCGTAGGAAGTGATCAAATATGGAATTTAGATATTACTGGATATGATATAAATTTCTTTTTGCCTTTTGACATGAAACAAGCTAAGAAATATTCTTATGCAGCTTCACTTGGGAAAACGGATTTACAAATAATTGAAGATAATTATAGCATTTCAAACTATTTAAAAGATTTTCAAGGAGTGTCCGTTAGAGAAAAAAGTGGTGTTAAAGCTTTGGCTGAAATAGGTATTCAAGCTAGACATGATTTGGACCCAATTTTAATGGTAGATAATAAGCATTGGTTAAAAATTATTGACAAACATTATAAAAAAAAGAAACCATATGTTTTATTATATCTAGTTGAGCATAATGCGGAGATAATAAGTCGAACAAAAAAGTTTGCTAAAAAACATAACCTAGACGTCTTAATGATATCCCAAACGTTAAAGATAATAGAGGGTGTTACTATTAAACGTTTTGTTTCAATTGAAAAGTGGATAACTTATATGAGCAATGCTGAATTGATAATTACGAACTCGTATCATGGATTATCTTTTGCCATTGCTCTTGAAAAGAGTTTTCGACTAGTAAAATTGAATAAAATCATACAGAGAAATACTAGAATGATGGGGTTATTGAATGATTTAGGGTTGGAAGAGTTTGTTGCTGATAGAATGGAATTCTTAGGAATGACGAAACCTAATTGGAGAAAAGTTAATGTTTTACTTTCAAAACGAAGATTAGAATCATCTAGTTATTTGTCCACTATATTTAGTAAAATTATTGCTGAAAGGATATCAGATAGATGTACAAGATAA
- a CDS encoding AarF/UbiB family protein, whose translation MKRHKFEEIKQFRPRTWRYGKGKDKAYRRYYLAKLAGDKCFIKIAENDETVKNEIKMQKYLNSEKFKYTPEYKKADKFFSDTQVMLAISFIEDLHQIKTPTNERSLELICKEFINICDYLFNKQIIHADIHKGNLLQKKDGSLVILDFGISMASSVENTVDYVARPGTFFVENRNIREYDDVYSFLKMLDSVGIDEELKYTAPYKKIVSLLGRYSKKIDLNDYRKNYS comes from the coding sequence TTGAAGAGGCATAAATTTGAAGAGATTAAACAGTTTAGGCCTAGAACATGGCGATATGGAAAGGGTAAAGATAAAGCTTATCGACGATATTATCTTGCTAAGCTGGCTGGAGATAAGTGCTTTATTAAAATAGCGGAAAATGACGAAACTGTAAAAAATGAAATTAAAATGCAAAAATATTTGAATTCAGAGAAATTTAAATATACACCAGAGTACAAAAAAGCAGATAAGTTTTTTAGTGATACTCAAGTTATGCTAGCGATTAGTTTTATTGAAGATTTACATCAAATAAAAACACCAACAAATGAGAGAAGTTTAGAATTGATATGTAAAGAATTTATTAATATATGTGATTATTTATTTAATAAGCAAATCATACATGCGGACATTCATAAAGGTAATTTATTGCAAAAAAAAGATGGTAGTCTAGTGATATTGGACTTTGGAATAAGTATGGCAAGTTCAGTGGAGAATACAGTAGATTACGTTGCTAGACCAGGTACTTTTTTTGTTGAAAATAGAAATATTAGGGAATACGACGATGTATATTCATTTTTAAAAATGCTGGATTCAGTAGGTATAGATGAAGAATTAAAATATACTGCTCCATACAAAAAAATAGTCTCTTTGCTAGGGAGATATTCCAAAAAAATTGATTTGAATGACTACAGGAAAAATTACTCATGA
- a CDS encoding GDP-mannose 4,6-dehydratase — protein MTYQEIDTGKSHLITGAAGFIGMFLSKRLLEAGAKVIGLDNINNYYDINLKYTRLEELKTYENFTFIKSDISDKDILMETFEKYKPEIVMNLAAQAGVRYSIENPDVYIQSNIIGFYNILEACRYYPVEHLIYASSSSVYGANKKVPFAETDFVDNPVSLYAASKKSNELMAHTYSCLYNIPATGLRFFTVYGPLGRPDMAYFIFANKYFAGEPIKIFNNGDFENDLFRDFTYIDDIVEGIVRLIPSSPEKIDDSAAHRVYNIGNNNPVKLMDFINTLEKCLSRAMDKEVAFEKVYEPMKAGDVPRTYASTDALKKAVGFKPKTSIEEGLQNFADWYVDYYQKS, from the coding sequence TTGACTTATCAAGAGATAGATACAGGAAAAAGCCACCTTATTACAGGAGCAGCAGGCTTTATAGGTATGTTTTTATCCAAAAGATTATTAGAAGCAGGGGCTAAAGTTATTGGTCTAGATAATATAAATAATTATTATGATATCAACTTAAAGTACACTAGACTAGAGGAACTAAAGACTTATGAGAATTTTACTTTCATCAAGTCAGATATATCAGATAAAGATATACTTATGGAGACTTTTGAGAAATATAAACCAGAGATTGTTATGAATTTAGCTGCTCAGGCAGGGGTTAGATATTCTATCGAAAATCCAGATGTCTATATTCAAAGCAATATTATAGGCTTTTATAATATTCTGGAAGCTTGCAGGTATTATCCAGTAGAACACCTTATCTATGCATCTTCAAGTTCAGTTTATGGTGCCAATAAAAAAGTGCCTTTTGCAGAAACAGATTTTGTGGACAATCCTGTTTCCCTTTATGCAGCCAGTAAGAAATCGAATGAGCTTATGGCACATACCTACAGTTGCTTATACAATATACCGGCTACAGGCCTTAGATTTTTCACTGTTTATGGCCCGTTGGGCCGTCCTGATATGGCTTACTTTATTTTTGCAAACAAATACTTTGCAGGAGAGCCTATAAAGATTTTTAATAATGGTGACTTTGAGAATGATTTATTTAGAGATTTTACTTACATTGATGATATAGTAGAAGGTATAGTAAGACTTATTCCTAGTTCACCTGAGAAAATAGATGATAGTGCTGCACATAGGGTTTATAATATAGGTAATAACAATCCGGTGAAACTGATGGACTTTATCAATACTCTGGAAAAATGTCTCTCTAGGGCAATGGATAAAGAAGTGGCCTTTGAAAAAGTTTATGAACCAATGAAAGCAGGGGATGTTCCTAGAACATATGCTTCAACTGATGCATTAAAAAAAGCCGTCGGTTTCAAGCCAAAGACATCCATAGAAGAAGGTTTGCAAAATTTTGCTGACTGGTATGTGGATTATTACCAAAAAAGCTAA
- a CDS encoding nucleotidyltransferase family protein, translated as MKAIILAAGYATRLYPLTKDRPKPLLEVGGKSILEYILEKLRKVREVDQVYIVTNEKFYTHFTDWTSNYEYPVDIKVINDHTTTNEDRLGGIGDLYYVIEQEELNDNLLVMAGDNLFSFELTDFVDFHIELNADCITSFILDDQEEIKRMGVVEADTSNKVLSFEEKPERPKSNLAVPAFYIYKKTTIPLIKQYLDEGNNPDAPGNFVPWLITKKDVYTFKFDGYWYDIGTKESYEEVQSIF; from the coding sequence ATGAAAGCAATCATCTTAGCAGCAGGATATGCAACAAGACTATATCCTCTGACAAAAGACAGACCAAAACCTTTACTTGAAGTAGGTGGTAAGTCCATACTAGAATATATCCTGGAGAAACTAAGAAAAGTACGTGAAGTAGATCAGGTATATATCGTTACAAATGAGAAGTTCTATACTCACTTCACAGATTGGACAAGTAATTATGAATATCCTGTAGATATAAAGGTAATCAATGATCATACTACTACTAATGAAGATAGATTAGGTGGAATTGGTGACTTATACTATGTAATTGAACAGGAAGAATTAAATGATAATCTATTAGTTATGGCTGGAGATAATCTCTTTAGCTTTGAACTTACAGACTTTGTAGATTTTCATATAGAATTAAATGCTGATTGTATCACAAGCTTTATACTAGATGATCAAGAAGAAATAAAAAGAATGGGTGTAGTAGAAGCAGATACTAGTAATAAGGTATTATCCTTTGAAGAAAAACCAGAAAGACCTAAGTCAAATTTAGCAGTACCAGCATTCTATATCTACAAAAAAACAACAATACCACTAATAAAGCAATACCTAGATGAAGGTAATAACCCTGATGCACCAGGTAACTTTGTACCTTGGTTAATCACTAAAAAAGATGTTTATACATTTAAGTTTGATGGTTACTGGTATGATATTGGCACAAAAGAAAGCTATGAAGAAGTACAATCTATCTTTTGA
- a CDS encoding UDP-glucose/GDP-mannose dehydrogenase family protein produces the protein MYKNKISIIGTGYVGLVGGVCLADFGNTIINVDINQEKIDKLNNGQVPIYEPGLEEVLKRNVEAGRISFTTDIEAAVKESEVIFISVGTPPADDGSADLSFVLSVAKSIGQHMNSYKVIVDKSTVPIGTGRKVRETINAELKKRGENFSFDVVSNPEFLREGKAVYDVTHPDRVVVGTENEKARDILKEVYRALYLNDVPFVFTNLETAEMIKYASNAFLATKISFINEMSILCEKVGADVQKVAKAMGMDGRISNKFLHAGPGYGGSCFPKDTKAITSIADENGVELKVIKAAIEANERQKHYMVEKIEDVLAELKGKKIGVLGLSFKPETDDMREAPALTIIPELIKKGASIAAFDPEGMEEARWRLKDYEKDIVYCANEYEVMKGADALVIVTEWNQFRRLDLSRVKDLLAGNVFFDLRNVYEKEEVEEKGLYYVGVGKAQSKVLEEISKAKEDIAASNG, from the coding sequence ATGTATAAAAACAAAATAAGTATTATTGGTACAGGCTATGTTGGTTTAGTTGGTGGAGTATGTCTTGCAGACTTTGGTAATACCATTATAAACGTAGATATTAATCAAGAAAAAATAGACAAATTAAACAATGGTCAAGTACCTATCTATGAACCAGGTTTAGAAGAGGTCTTAAAAAGAAACGTAGAAGCAGGAAGAATAAGCTTTACTACAGACATAGAAGCTGCTGTAAAAGAAAGTGAAGTAATCTTTATCTCAGTAGGCACTCCCCCTGCAGACGATGGAAGTGCTGACCTTTCCTTTGTTCTAAGTGTTGCTAAATCTATAGGTCAACACATGAATAGCTATAAAGTGATTGTAGATAAATCTACAGTACCAATAGGTACAGGAAGAAAAGTAAGAGAAACCATAAATGCTGAACTAAAGAAAAGAGGAGAAAACTTCTCTTTTGATGTAGTAAGTAATCCAGAGTTTTTAAGAGAAGGTAAAGCAGTCTATGATGTAACACATCCAGATAGAGTAGTAGTAGGTACAGAAAATGAAAAAGCTAGAGATATACTAAAAGAAGTATATCGCGCTCTTTATCTCAATGATGTACCATTTGTATTTACTAACTTAGAAACAGCAGAAATGATCAAATACGCTTCAAATGCCTTTTTAGCGACTAAGATATCCTTTATAAACGAGATGTCAATACTATGTGAAAAAGTAGGGGCAGATGTACAGAAAGTAGCTAAAGCAATGGGTATGGATGGACGTATCAGTAATAAGTTCTTACATGCAGGCCCAGGCTATGGAGGAAGTTGTTTCCCTAAAGATACAAAGGCTATTACTAGTATAGCAGATGAAAATGGAGTAGAACTAAAAGTAATCAAAGCTGCCATAGAAGCCAACGAAAGACAAAAACACTATATGGTAGAGAAAATAGAAGATGTACTAGCTGAACTTAAAGGCAAGAAAATAGGGGTATTAGGTTTAAGCTTCAAACCAGAAACAGATGATATGCGTGAAGCACCTGCTTTAACTATTATCCCTGAACTAATAAAAAAAGGAGCCAGTATAGCTGCCTTTGATCCAGAAGGAATGGAAGAAGCACGCTGGCGTTTAAAAGACTATGAAAAAGATATAGTATATTGTGCCAATGAATATGAAGTAATGAAAGGCGCAGATGCATTAGTGATTGTTACAGAATGGAATCAATTTAGAAGACTAGATCTAAGTAGAGTAAAAGATCTATTAGCAGGCAATGTCTTCTTTGACTTACGAAATGTATATGAGAAAGAAGAAGTAGAAGAAAAAGGTCTATACTATGTAGGAGTAGGAAAAGCTCAGAGCAAAGTTCTAGAAGAAATATCTAAAGCAAAAGAAGACATAGCAGCAAGCAATGGCTGA
- a CDS encoding DegT/DnrJ/EryC1/StrS family aminotransferase — MKIDFSPPDITLAEINEVVDTLKSGWITTGPKTKLFEKRIAEYCKTSKAVAMSSATASMEMTLRLLGIGEGDEVITSAYTYTASASVIHHVGAKIVLVDTAKNSFHLDYKALDKAITDKTKAIIPVDIAGVMCDYDKIYELVYKKKELFKPSNKIQEAIGRIAVMADAAHSFGAKYKSKICGEVADFTCFSFHAVKNLTTAEGGAVTWRDIEGISNEEIYKEYMLYSLHGQSKDALAKTKGGAWEYDILAPNYKCNMTDIMASLGLAQLKRYPKILKRRKEIIEIYDKALEKESVEPLQHYSNEYASSGHLYLVRLIGRDENTRNKVIEKMAEQGIATNVHYKPLPLHSAYMKLGFDIKDYPNVYNMYANEITLPLHTLLSDEEVNYVINTFIKCIDNPLSKAL, encoded by the coding sequence ATGAAAATTGATTTTTCGCCACCAGATATAACACTCGCAGAGATTAATGAAGTTGTAGATACATTAAAATCAGGTTGGATTACAACTGGACCAAAAACTAAATTGTTTGAAAAAAGAATAGCTGAATATTGTAAAACATCAAAAGCAGTAGCTATGAGTTCAGCAACAGCGTCTATGGAAATGACTTTAAGATTATTAGGTATAGGTGAAGGAGATGAAGTAATTACTTCTGCTTATACATATACAGCATCAGCTAGTGTTATACATCATGTAGGAGCTAAAATAGTTTTAGTAGATACAGCAAAAAATTCTTTTCATCTAGATTACAAAGCATTGGACAAGGCGATTACTGATAAAACAAAGGCCATAATACCTGTAGATATAGCAGGTGTTATGTGTGACTATGATAAGATATATGAGCTTGTATATAAGAAGAAAGAACTATTTAAACCTTCAAATAAAATTCAAGAAGCCATTGGTAGAATAGCTGTTATGGCAGATGCTGCACATTCTTTTGGGGCAAAATATAAATCTAAGATTTGTGGTGAAGTAGCAGACTTTACTTGTTTTTCTTTCCACGCAGTTAAAAATCTGACTACAGCAGAAGGTGGAGCAGTAACATGGAGGGATATAGAAGGAATATCAAATGAAGAAATATATAAAGAGTATATGCTATACTCTTTGCATGGTCAATCCAAGGATGCTTTAGCAAAAACAAAAGGCGGAGCATGGGAGTATGATATTCTTGCACCAAATTATAAGTGTAATATGACTGATATAATGGCCTCTTTAGGTTTAGCTCAACTTAAGCGATATCCTAAAATATTAAAGAGAAGAAAAGAAATTATAGAAATATATGATAAAGCTCTAGAAAAAGAAAGTGTTGAACCTTTACAACATTATAGTAATGAGTATGCTTCAAGTGGACACCTTTATTTGGTAAGGCTGATAGGTAGAGATGAAAATACTAGAAATAAAGTAATAGAAAAGATGGCTGAACAAGGGATAGCAACTAATGTTCATTATAAGCCATTGCCATTACATAGTGCATACATGAAATTAGGTTTTGATATTAAGGACTATCCTAATGTTTACAATATGTATGCAAATGAGATTACTTTACCATTACATACTTTATTAAGTGATGAAGAAGTGAATTATGTTATTAATACCTTTATAAAATGTATTGACAATCCCTTATCTAAAGCACTCTAA